The Virgibacillus sp. MSP4-1 genome has a segment encoding these proteins:
- a CDS encoding toprim domain-containing protein → MKRSVGKEGRKSHIIFPVYKIKNNITNVVVIVMIEVEKVIIVEGRSDYKKVKKIINEPLQILYTNGTISMGRLEALVDEHFLNDKEVYILVDADDPGRKLRNQLRQELSHAIHLYVDRSFREVETTPNHELASVLASANLKVHTDFLKGYGYHAGN, encoded by the coding sequence ATGAAACGAAGCGTGGGTAAGGAGGGCCGTAAGAGCCATATCATTTTTCCTGTCTATAAGATTAAGAATAACATAACTAATGTCGTGGTGATTGTTATGATCGAGGTAGAGAAAGTAATCATTGTCGAAGGACGCTCTGATTATAAAAAAGTAAAGAAAATTATCAATGAGCCTCTACAGATTCTTTACACAAATGGTACGATAAGCATGGGTCGGTTGGAAGCTCTTGTAGACGAACACTTCCTGAATGACAAGGAAGTTTATATTTTAGTGGATGCTGACGATCCTGGACGCAAGCTCAGAAATCAACTCAGACAAGAGCTCTCCCATGCTATTCATTTATATGTTGATCGTTCTTTTCGGGAAGTAGAAACAACCCCGAATCATGAATTAGCCTCTGTCTTAGCATCCGCAAACCTTAAAGTACACACGGATTTTTTAAAGGGGTATGGTTATCATGCAGGAAATTAA
- the gcvH gene encoding glycine cleavage system protein GcvH produces the protein MSLPKDLYYSEEHEWVKVEGNKLRIGITEFAQSELGDVVFVELPEVGDEVEADEPFGSVESVKTVSELYAPVGGKVVEVNEELDDSPEFVNESPYEKAWMIVIEPEGEPKLDQLMSAEAYEKMVNEEE, from the coding sequence ATGAGTTTACCAAAGGATTTATACTACTCAGAAGAACATGAATGGGTAAAAGTGGAAGGGAATAAACTTCGTATAGGAATCACGGAATTTGCTCAATCTGAATTAGGAGATGTCGTATTTGTGGAACTTCCTGAAGTGGGGGATGAAGTAGAGGCTGATGAACCATTCGGAAGTGTTGAATCTGTAAAGACCGTTTCCGAGCTGTATGCCCCGGTAGGAGGAAAAGTGGTTGAGGTTAATGAAGAATTAGATGATAGCCCGGAATTTGTAAACGAATCTCCATATGAAAAAGCGTGGATGATTGTCATTGAACCGGAAGGAGAACCAAAGTTAGACCAGCTAATGTCCGCAGAAGCGTATGAAAAAATGGTCAACGAAGAAGAATAA
- a CDS encoding acyl-CoA dehydrogenase family protein — protein sequence MSETKDKLIKGGGFLVEDLAGEDIITPEDFSEEHHMIAKTTEDFVEGEVVPKIDQLENHEFDVSVKLLKQAGELGLLGADVPEEYGGLGLDKISSSLITEKMSRAGGFSISHGGHVGIGSLPIVFFGNDEQKKTYLPDLATGEKLAAYALTEPGSGSDALGAKTTAKLNEAGTHYILNGEKQWITNSAFADVFVVYAKIDGDKFTAFIVEREFPGVSTGPEEKKMGIKSSSTRTLILEDAEVPVENVLGEIGRGHVIAFNILNVGRYKLAIGGVGGSKRAFEVAVKYANERKQFKTPISGFSLTKEKFGTMASEIYANESAVYRTVGLFEQRLGNLSQEELNDGGEVAKSIAEYAIECSMTKYSATELLDYVVDEAVQIHGGYGFMQEYEVERAYRDSRINRIFEGTNEINRLIVPGTLLKKAMKGELPLLQKATALQEEMMMMMPEQVGDETLEQEKYLLTNAKKIGLLAAGVAAQKYGEKLENEQEILANIANMAAEIYNMESAILRTEKAINNTGEEQNKQKLLYTQVFAQEAFNRIEAHAKETLVASETGDQLRMMLSALRKLTRHDPTNVIAKKREIAETAINEEKYTV from the coding sequence ATGAGTGAAACAAAGGATAAGTTAATTAAAGGTGGAGGTTTTTTAGTCGAGGATTTAGCTGGTGAGGATATTATTACTCCAGAGGATTTCTCTGAAGAACATCATATGATTGCTAAAACAACCGAGGATTTCGTTGAGGGCGAAGTTGTACCGAAAATTGATCAGCTTGAAAACCATGAATTTGATGTTTCTGTAAAACTATTAAAACAGGCAGGAGAGCTCGGTCTGCTGGGGGCTGATGTACCCGAGGAGTATGGAGGGCTTGGACTGGATAAAATCAGTTCCTCCCTCATTACGGAAAAGATGTCTCGTGCAGGCGGTTTCTCGATTTCCCACGGCGGACACGTAGGAATTGGTTCTCTTCCGATCGTATTCTTTGGTAATGATGAGCAAAAGAAAACATATCTTCCGGACCTGGCAACTGGTGAAAAACTGGCCGCCTATGCGCTAACAGAGCCAGGCTCAGGTTCAGACGCCCTTGGAGCAAAAACAACCGCAAAATTGAATGAAGCCGGTACACACTATATCCTGAATGGGGAAAAACAATGGATTACCAACTCTGCATTTGCTGATGTTTTTGTTGTCTATGCAAAAATTGATGGGGATAAGTTCACTGCATTTATTGTTGAAAGAGAATTCCCAGGTGTGTCCACTGGACCAGAGGAGAAGAAGATGGGCATCAAATCTTCTTCTACCCGTACACTCATTTTAGAGGATGCAGAAGTTCCAGTGGAAAATGTACTTGGTGAAATTGGACGCGGACATGTGATTGCCTTTAACATCCTGAACGTTGGTCGTTATAAGCTGGCTATAGGAGGTGTAGGTGGATCCAAGCGTGCCTTTGAAGTTGCGGTGAAATATGCGAATGAGCGTAAACAATTTAAGACACCAATTTCAGGCTTTTCACTGACAAAGGAAAAGTTCGGTACAATGGCTTCCGAAATTTATGCGAACGAGAGTGCTGTTTATCGCACAGTCGGTCTGTTTGAACAGCGCTTAGGAAATCTTTCACAGGAAGAATTAAATGATGGTGGAGAAGTTGCGAAAAGCATAGCTGAATATGCCATTGAATGTTCCATGACCAAGTATAGTGCAACAGAATTACTTGATTATGTGGTGGATGAAGCGGTACAGATTCATGGTGGTTATGGATTTATGCAGGAATATGAAGTTGAACGTGCCTATCGTGATTCTCGTATAAACCGTATTTTTGAAGGTACAAATGAAATTAATCGTCTGATTGTTCCAGGCACATTATTGAAGAAAGCGATGAAAGGCGAACTTCCACTATTACAAAAAGCAACCGCCCTTCAAGAAGAAATGATGATGATGATGCCGGAGCAAGTAGGTGATGAAACACTTGAACAGGAAAAATATCTATTAACGAATGCTAAGAAAATAGGCTTGCTTGCAGCGGGTGTTGCAGCCCAGAAGTATGGCGAGAAACTCGAAAATGAGCAGGAGATACTTGCTAATATTGCAAATATGGCTGCTGAAATTTATAATATGGAATCAGCCATTTTACGTACGGAAAAAGCGATTAATAATACAGGAGAAGAACAAAATAAGCAAAAGCTTCTCTATACACAGGTATTTGCTCAGGAAGCATTTAACCGTATTGAAGCTCATGCAAAAGAAACATTAGTAGCCAGTGAAACAGGGGATCAGCTGCGTATGATGCTATCTGCCTTAAGAAAGCTTACCCGTCATGACCCTACGAATGTCATTGCAAAAAAACGTGAAATTGCAGAAACAGCCATTAATGAAGAGAAGTATACTGTATAA
- a CDS encoding arsenate reductase family protein — protein sequence MSLKVYQYPKCGTCKKALKWLDEHKVDYESIHIVDNPPSKEELASLIEKSGLPAKKFFNTSGKKYRELGLKDKIKEASSEEMMDWLASDGMLIKRPIVTDGDRVTVGFKEDSFEQAWHS from the coding sequence ATGTCCTTAAAAGTATATCAGTATCCGAAATGCGGGACTTGTAAAAAGGCTCTTAAGTGGCTGGACGAACATAAGGTTGATTATGAATCCATACATATCGTCGACAATCCACCATCAAAAGAGGAGCTTGCATCTCTTATCGAGAAAAGCGGTCTTCCTGCTAAGAAATTCTTTAATACGAGTGGGAAAAAATATCGTGAACTTGGTTTAAAAGATAAGATAAAAGAGGCTTCGAGTGAAGAAATGATGGATTGGCTGGCATCAGATGGAATGCTCATTAAAAGGCCAATTGTTACAGATGGTGATCGGGTTACAGTAGGTTTTAAAGAAGATTCATTCGAACAAGCATGGCATTCATAA
- a CDS encoding 3-hydroxyacyl-CoA dehydrogenase/enoyl-CoA hydratase family protein, which translates to MERSIKRAAVLGSGVMGSGIAAHLANLGIPVLMLDIVPRELTDDEKKKGLSLEDPKVRNRMSNQSKQQLKKQKPSPITSKKSLDLIETGNMEDDMQRLQEVDWIIEVVVENLDIKKKVFEQVEQYRKEGAIVSSNTSGISIEGMAEGRSDSFKKHFLGTHFFNPPRYLKLLEVIPNKETDPDVLSFMKEFGEDVLGKGVVEAKDTPNFIANRIGTYGLLVTVREMQKGGFSVGEVDSVTGPLIGRPKSATFRTLDVVGLDTFAHVAKNVYDQVEGEEKQVFAVPEFMNQMLEKGWLGAKSGQGFFFKKKGKDGSVIYELNPETLEYEDRKKLKTSATEAAKQEKGPKRKLKALVSAKGDRAGDLVWSISKPALIYSAELLGEIADDITAIDDAMKWGFGWELGPFEMWDGIGVRKSIERMKEEGESVPQWVEDMLNKGYESFYKTENGKVYYYDQGEYKEKQVNEKEINLKLHKDQAGVIKKNSGASLIDLGDDVALLEFHSQSNAIGLDTIQMIKKALEEVNQNYRGLVIGNQGKNFCVGANLGMMLMEAQDYNFMELGMIIKQFQQAMMNIKYNEKPVVAAPFGMTLGGGTEVCLPASSIQASPESYMGLVEVGVGLIPGGGGNKEYYIKELKGLPEGVDFDLQKVANDVFEKIAMAKVSTSAEEAKENGILNGKDAISHNPDHLIYDAKQNVLSLDKAGYQAPKRDQVPVVGEAGYAAMLLGAKQLNVGGYASDYDLKIAEKLAFVLAGGRLKQGTLVDEDYFLDLEREAFLSLIGEPKTQERMQHMLLKGKPLRN; encoded by the coding sequence ATGGAGCGATCAATCAAGCGCGCAGCTGTTTTAGGATCAGGAGTGATGGGGTCCGGAATTGCTGCACACTTGGCGAATTTAGGGATTCCTGTATTAATGCTTGATATTGTACCTCGAGAACTGACTGACGATGAAAAGAAGAAGGGATTATCCCTTGAGGACCCTAAAGTAAGAAATCGTATGAGTAATCAGAGTAAACAGCAGTTGAAAAAGCAGAAGCCATCACCGATTACCAGTAAGAAGAGTCTTGATCTTATTGAAACCGGAAACATGGAAGATGACATGCAAAGACTTCAGGAAGTGGACTGGATTATTGAGGTTGTTGTTGAAAATCTTGATATTAAGAAAAAGGTATTTGAGCAGGTAGAGCAATATAGGAAAGAAGGAGCCATTGTCAGCTCAAACACGTCAGGAATATCTATTGAAGGTATGGCTGAAGGTCGATCTGATAGCTTTAAAAAGCACTTCCTGGGTACACACTTTTTCAATCCGCCACGTTACTTAAAGCTTTTAGAAGTCATTCCAAATAAGGAAACAGACCCGGATGTATTATCCTTTATGAAAGAGTTTGGAGAAGATGTTCTTGGAAAAGGTGTAGTAGAAGCGAAGGACACACCAAACTTTATTGCCAATCGTATCGGTACTTACGGGTTATTGGTTACCGTTCGGGAAATGCAAAAAGGCGGATTCAGTGTCGGAGAGGTTGATTCTGTTACAGGCCCTTTAATTGGACGTCCAAAAAGTGCGACCTTCCGTACATTGGATGTTGTCGGTCTGGATACCTTTGCCCACGTAGCCAAAAACGTTTATGACCAGGTTGAGGGAGAGGAAAAGCAGGTATTTGCCGTTCCGGAATTTATGAATCAGATGCTTGAAAAAGGATGGCTGGGTGCAAAGTCAGGCCAGGGATTCTTTTTTAAGAAAAAAGGAAAAGATGGAAGCGTTATTTATGAGCTGAATCCGGAAACGTTAGAGTATGAAGACCGTAAGAAGTTGAAGACCTCTGCTACAGAGGCAGCTAAACAGGAAAAAGGTCCAAAGCGTAAATTGAAAGCGCTTGTTTCCGCTAAGGGAGATCGTGCCGGAGACTTAGTCTGGTCTATCTCTAAGCCGGCGCTTATCTATTCAGCAGAACTTCTGGGTGAAATTGCCGATGATATTACTGCCATTGATGATGCGATGAAATGGGGCTTCGGCTGGGAGCTCGGCCCATTTGAAATGTGGGATGGAATTGGTGTAAGGAAATCTATTGAACGTATGAAGGAAGAGGGAGAATCTGTTCCACAATGGGTAGAAGACATGCTGAACAAAGGCTATGAATCTTTCTACAAAACCGAAAATGGAAAAGTCTATTATTACGATCAGGGTGAATACAAAGAAAAACAAGTAAATGAAAAGGAAATAAATTTGAAATTACACAAAGATCAGGCAGGTGTCATTAAGAAAAATAGTGGAGCCAGTTTGATAGATCTTGGTGATGATGTAGCCTTGCTGGAATTCCATTCACAGAGCAATGCCATTGGTTTGGATACGATTCAGATGATCAAAAAAGCCCTTGAAGAAGTGAACCAAAATTACCGTGGACTCGTTATTGGTAACCAGGGCAAGAACTTCTGTGTAGGTGCTAACTTAGGCATGATGTTGATGGAAGCTCAGGACTATAATTTCATGGAATTAGGAATGATTATTAAGCAATTCCAGCAGGCCATGATGAATATCAAATACAATGAAAAGCCTGTTGTAGCCGCTCCTTTTGGAATGACACTTGGTGGAGGTACAGAGGTATGTCTTCCGGCTAGCTCCATTCAGGCATCTCCTGAATCCTACATGGGTCTTGTAGAAGTCGGTGTAGGTCTTATCCCAGGTGGAGGCGGAAACAAAGAATATTATATTAAGGAATTAAAAGGACTTCCTGAGGGTGTAGACTTTGACTTGCAAAAAGTCGCCAATGATGTATTTGAAAAGATTGCGATGGCCAAGGTGTCAACATCTGCAGAGGAAGCAAAAGAGAACGGGATTTTAAACGGTAAGGATGCAATCAGTCACAACCCGGATCATTTAATTTATGATGCGAAACAAAATGTTCTGTCACTGGATAAAGCCGGTTATCAAGCTCCTAAGCGAGATCAAGTACCGGTAGTGGGTGAAGCAGGATATGCAGCCATGTTGCTCGGTGCCAAACAGCTGAACGTCGGTGGATATGCGTCTGATTACGACCTGAAGATTGCTGAAAAACTGGCATTCGTCTTAGCAGGTGGCAGATTAAAACAAGGAACACTGGTAGATGAGGATTATTTTCTGGATTTAGAGCGTGAAGCGTTTCTTAGTTTAATAGGAGAGCCAAAGACTCAGGAGCGTATGCAGCATATGCTTTTAAAAGGAAAGCCGCTTCGTAATTAA
- a CDS encoding metal ABC transporter ATP-binding protein — translation MDASAPVLSVQQLDYKYEQLNVLEGVDFTIQKGSFAGLVGPNGSGKTTLIQLILGLLRLQKGTIELFGTPIHKFKNWNKVSFVSQKANTFNRGFPATVYEVVSMGLTGKVGYFRFVNKGHKAQIYRALENVGMREYADRNIGDLSGGQQQRVFIARSLVSQPELLILDEPTVGVDTENVERFYKMLARLNEKEGITLLLVSHDIGTITSYVSDLLCLNKTIHYHGNPSEFHQKSDEELSQFYGHSMHSISHNH, via the coding sequence ATGGATGCTTCTGCTCCTGTTCTATCAGTACAACAACTAGACTATAAGTACGAACAGCTTAATGTGCTTGAAGGTGTTGACTTCACGATTCAGAAAGGGTCCTTTGCGGGTCTGGTCGGGCCAAATGGTTCAGGAAAAACGACACTTATTCAACTCATTCTTGGGCTTTTACGATTGCAGAAAGGAACAATTGAATTATTCGGTACGCCGATTCATAAATTTAAAAATTGGAACAAAGTCAGCTTTGTATCCCAAAAGGCCAATACATTTAATCGTGGCTTTCCGGCTACGGTTTATGAAGTGGTATCCATGGGTCTGACCGGTAAAGTCGGCTATTTTCGTTTTGTAAATAAAGGACATAAAGCACAAATTTACCGTGCACTTGAAAACGTGGGAATGAGAGAGTATGCAGATCGGAACATCGGGGATTTATCCGGCGGTCAGCAGCAGAGAGTATTTATTGCCCGGTCTCTGGTCAGCCAGCCTGAATTGCTTATTCTGGATGAACCAACTGTAGGAGTGGATACAGAAAATGTGGAGCGCTTTTACAAAATGCTTGCCCGATTAAATGAAAAGGAAGGGATTACTCTTTTGTTAGTCTCTCATGATATCGGAACCATCACATCCTATGTTTCAGATTTATTATGTTTAAATAAAACGATTCATTATCACGGAAATCCTTCTGAGTTTCATCAAAAATCAGATGAAGAGCTATCTCAGTTTTATGGTCATTCCATGCACTCCATTTCTCATAACCATTAA
- a CDS encoding thioredoxin family protein, whose protein sequence is MQEINEKDLSIILESQYKQFIFLYTPFCGTCKVAGKMLETLENIENLPNFHTMNASLFPDFMQNYQIESVPCLAIIQEGHILDKTYAFHSVPFMYEKLLTYSADKG, encoded by the coding sequence ATGCAGGAAATTAACGAAAAAGACTTGTCCATTATTCTGGAAAGTCAATATAAGCAATTTATTTTCCTATACACACCATTTTGCGGGACGTGTAAAGTAGCGGGGAAAATGCTGGAGACGCTGGAGAATATAGAGAATCTCCCAAACTTTCATACGATGAACGCCTCGCTGTTTCCTGATTTTATGCAGAACTATCAAATTGAGAGTGTTCCATGTCTGGCTATAATACAGGAAGGACATATTTTGGATAAAACGTATGCCTTTCATTCTGTCCCATTTATGTATGAGAAGCTGCTTACTTATTCAGCTGACAAAGGATGA
- a CDS encoding DMT family transporter, translating to MKGILQNKWSVIAIAVFCSILWGSAFPVLKISYVEMQMAADDIIAKIVFAGMRFLLAGLIVLLFLVVMNPSSILVSRKQFTVLIILGIVQTALQYFFFYNGLAKVSGMQGAILSSSGTFFTVLLAHFYYKNDRLSWKKVVGLVAGFSGIVIANWGQEFQLSFQWDGEGFMILSGVTSAIATIMAKELATGIHPFAVTGWQLSLGSILMLLVGVPQLADGAIVFTTFGWGLLIYSAFLSAIAFALWYSLLKYNNAGIISMYKFIVPVAGTLLSSIFIPEEQLNIFILLAIAMVALGIIIVNYKGRKKVHVQKSEAVGVK from the coding sequence ATGAAAGGTATACTTCAAAATAAATGGTCGGTTATTGCCATAGCTGTGTTTTGTTCCATCCTGTGGGGCAGTGCATTTCCGGTACTGAAGATAAGTTATGTGGAAATGCAAATGGCAGCCGATGATATCATTGCAAAGATTGTGTTTGCGGGGATGCGTTTCTTATTAGCCGGACTAATTGTGTTATTATTTTTAGTTGTTATGAATCCATCCAGCATTCTCGTTTCCCGTAAACAATTCACCGTTTTAATAATCTTAGGGATTGTGCAGACAGCCCTTCAATATTTTTTCTTTTATAATGGCTTAGCCAAAGTTTCAGGCATGCAAGGGGCTATTTTAAGCTCAAGTGGAACCTTTTTTACCGTACTTCTGGCACACTTTTATTATAAAAATGACCGGTTGAGCTGGAAGAAGGTTGTAGGTTTAGTCGCCGGATTTTCAGGTATTGTGATTGCCAACTGGGGACAGGAGTTTCAGCTTAGCTTTCAATGGGATGGAGAAGGATTTATGATCCTGTCAGGTGTTACGAGTGCAATTGCGACAATCATGGCCAAAGAGCTCGCTACCGGTATCCATCCCTTTGCCGTCACTGGCTGGCAGTTGTCTTTAGGTTCTATTCTTATGCTGCTCGTTGGGGTTCCACAATTAGCAGATGGTGCCATTGTATTTACAACTTTCGGGTGGGGTTTACTAATTTATTCTGCCTTTCTTTCAGCAATCGCATTTGCCCTTTGGTATTCACTGCTGAAATACAACAATGCAGGAATTATCAGTATGTATAAATTCATCGTTCCAGTTGCCGGTACGCTCCTTTCTTCCATATTTATACCGGAAGAACAGTTGAATATTTTCATATTATTGGCTATCGCTATGGTTGCACTTGGGATTATTATCGTAAATTATAAAGGCAGAAAAAAAGTCCATGTGCAGAAGAGTGAAGCTGTCGGAGTGAAATAA
- a CDS encoding acetyl-CoA C-acetyltransferase produces MKEAVIVSGARTPVGRAKKGSLANTRPDDLAALTVKETLKRANNYEGNIDDVVIGCAMPEAEQGMNMARNIAGLAGLSIDTPGITINRYCSSGLQSIAYAAERIMLGHSDTVLAGGAESMSLIPMGGHVIKPNLELVENAPGYYMSMGHTAEEVAKRFDISREDQDAFAARSHERAAKALQEGKFAEETIPVDVTVRQLGDDNKVQEKSFTLKQDEGVRPGTTPEVLRKLKPAFSINGSVTAGNSSQMSDGAASVLVMDREKANSEGLEPLAKFHSFAVAGVEPEIMGVGPIKAVPKALDIAGLSLSDIGLFELNEAFASQSLRVIRELGLDEEKVNVNGGAIALGHPLGCTGTKLTLSLIHEMKRRNEQFGVVTMCIGGGMGAAGVIELL; encoded by the coding sequence GTGAAGGAAGCTGTAATTGTTTCAGGTGCCCGTACACCTGTTGGAAGAGCAAAAAAGGGTTCGCTTGCCAATACACGCCCTGACGACCTTGCAGCGCTTACTGTAAAGGAAACATTAAAGCGTGCAAATAACTATGAGGGCAATATAGATGATGTCGTCATTGGATGTGCAATGCCTGAAGCTGAACAAGGGATGAACATGGCGCGCAATATTGCGGGGCTTGCCGGTTTATCCATTGATACACCTGGAATAACCATTAATCGTTATTGTTCTTCAGGACTTCAAAGTATTGCCTATGCAGCAGAACGGATTATGCTCGGTCACAGTGATACCGTTCTTGCTGGTGGTGCTGAATCGATGAGTCTTATCCCAATGGGAGGGCATGTCATTAAACCAAACCTTGAATTGGTAGAAAATGCACCCGGCTACTATATGTCAATGGGACACACAGCAGAGGAAGTGGCAAAGCGTTTTGATATCTCCCGTGAAGATCAGGATGCTTTCGCCGCAAGGAGTCATGAAAGAGCAGCAAAGGCTCTTCAGGAAGGTAAATTTGCTGAAGAAACGATTCCGGTAGACGTAACTGTTCGTCAACTGGGAGATGACAACAAAGTTCAGGAAAAATCATTCACGCTAAAACAGGATGAAGGCGTACGTCCGGGAACCACTCCGGAGGTCCTCAGGAAGCTGAAGCCTGCCTTTTCCATTAATGGAAGTGTAACGGCCGGAAACTCATCACAAATGAGTGATGGTGCAGCAAGTGTACTGGTTATGGATCGTGAAAAGGCAAACTCAGAAGGCCTGGAACCTCTGGCTAAGTTCCATTCCTTCGCCGTTGCAGGTGTGGAACCGGAAATTATGGGTGTCGGCCCGATAAAGGCAGTTCCTAAGGCATTGGACATTGCCGGACTAAGTCTGTCAGATATAGGCCTGTTCGAGTTAAATGAGGCCTTTGCTTCTCAATCTCTTCGTGTAATCAGAGAGCTTGGTTTGGATGAAGAGAAAGTGAATGTGAATGGTGGAGCGATTGCTCTTGGGCACCCGCTTGGATGCACCGGTACAAAGCTTACTTTATCTTTAATCCATGAAATGAAGCGCAGAAACGAGCAATTTGGTGTTGTTACGATGTGTATCGGCGGCGGTATGGGAGCTGCTGGTGTCATTGAACTTTTATAA
- a CDS encoding methionine ABC transporter ATP-binding protein, whose product MISIKNLSKIYKSKNRDDVTAVDHIDLSINQGEIFGVIGYSGAGKSTFIRLLNRLEEPTDGKIIMNEKDMTNLSNKELRKERQKIGMIFQHFNLLWSRTVFDNIAFPLEIAGIPKEQRKSKVQELIELVGLAGREDYYPSQLSGGQKQRVGIARALANDPKVLLCDEATSALDPQTTDDILDLLVSINQKLGLTIIVITHEMHVIKKICQQVAVMDNGKVIEQGEVLEVFMHPKEKTTRRFVQQVMGEQEEQSPIHYFVKNYESGKVLRLHFVGETANQALISKLVKTFNVEINILQGNITQTKDGAYGTLYVHMDGKEEVVDEAMKYIQQTSVELEVEENA is encoded by the coding sequence ATGATTTCCATTAAAAACCTTTCAAAGATATATAAAAGTAAAAACAGAGATGATGTAACCGCCGTTGATCACATAGACCTTTCGATCAATCAGGGAGAAATCTTTGGTGTCATTGGCTATAGTGGTGCCGGTAAAAGTACATTTATCCGTTTGTTAAACCGTCTGGAAGAACCGACGGACGGCAAAATCATCATGAATGAAAAGGACATGACAAATTTAAGTAACAAAGAATTACGGAAGGAAAGACAAAAAATTGGAATGATTTTTCAGCATTTCAATCTCCTTTGGTCCAGAACCGTATTTGACAACATCGCCTTTCCGCTTGAAATTGCCGGAATACCAAAGGAACAGCGAAAAAGTAAGGTTCAGGAGCTAATTGAGCTTGTTGGTCTTGCAGGCAGAGAAGATTACTACCCTTCACAGTTAAGTGGCGGGCAGAAGCAAAGAGTGGGAATTGCAAGAGCCCTTGCCAATGATCCAAAAGTTCTTTTATGTGACGAAGCAACTTCTGCGCTGGATCCGCAAACAACCGATGATATTCTGGATTTGCTCGTGAGCATTAATCAAAAGCTTGGACTAACCATTATTGTCATCACACACGAAATGCATGTCATTAAAAAGATTTGTCAGCAGGTTGCTGTTATGGATAATGGAAAAGTCATAGAGCAGGGTGAGGTTCTGGAGGTCTTTATGCATCCGAAAGAGAAGACCACTCGCCGTTTTGTCCAACAGGTGATGGGCGAACAGGAGGAGCAAAGTCCCATTCATTATTTCGTGAAGAATTATGAATCCGGCAAAGTTCTCCGTCTCCACTTTGTTGGGGAAACAGCAAATCAGGCTTTAATCAGTAAACTCGTAAAAACGTTTAATGTTGAAATCAATATTTTACAAGGGAATATTACACAGACTAAAGATGGAGCCTATGGTACTTTGTATGTTCACATGGATGGAAAAGAAGAAGTGGTTGATGAAGCCATGAAATATATACAGCAAACCTCGGTAGAACTGGAGGTAGAAGAGAATGCTTAG
- a CDS encoding spore coat protein — translation MQNLQQSQTISNQETQVPKTPQMNERDFVNDMLATEKYMTASYTTAMNEVSNQQLYQDVSLIFKETQDCQRNLFDLMFKNGWYSLEVADQQKMQQSYQQFAGYKNQLPYLQ, via the coding sequence ATGCAAAATCTACAACAGAGTCAAACCATTTCCAATCAGGAAACCCAAGTCCCAAAGACTCCTCAAATGAACGAACGTGATTTTGTTAATGATATGCTTGCTACAGAAAAGTATATGACAGCATCCTATACCACAGCTATGAACGAGGTCAGTAATCAGCAGCTATATCAGGATGTTTCATTAATTTTTAAAGAGACCCAGGACTGCCAGCGCAACCTGTTCGATCTTATGTTTAAAAATGGCTGGTATAGCCTGGAAGTTGCCGACCAGCAAAAGATGCAGCAAAGCTATCAGCAATTCGCCGGTTATAAAAATCAGTTGCCTTATTTGCAGTGA